One Pseudomonas rhizophila DNA window includes the following coding sequences:
- a CDS encoding cupin domain-containing protein, with protein sequence MKTLCLIATLSLLPLAPVYAHETAPSEKVNVLQEKMLKNLPGKKAMMLTVDYAPGQSSVAHKHEGTAMAYVLEGAITSQVKGEPATTYKAGEFWYEAAGSEHLVSKNASSTEPAKLLVFMVMDKDEAVLIPLKN encoded by the coding sequence ATGAAAACCCTCTGCCTGATCGCTACCCTCAGCCTGCTGCCTCTGGCCCCGGTCTATGCCCACGAAACCGCACCCTCGGAAAAGGTCAACGTGCTGCAGGAGAAGATGCTGAAGAACCTGCCTGGTAAAAAAGCCATGATGCTGACCGTCGACTACGCCCCCGGCCAGTCGTCCGTCGCCCACAAACATGAAGGAACGGCCATGGCCTATGTGCTGGAAGGCGCCATCACCTCCCAGGTCAAAGGCGAGCCGGCGACCACCTACAAGGCCGGGGAGTTCTGGTACGAAGCCGCGGGTTCCGAGCATCTGGTTTCGAAAAACGCCAGCTCGACCGAGCCGGCGAAACTGTTGGTGTTCATGGTGATGGACAAGGATGAGGCGGTGTTGATTCCGCTGAAGAACTAA
- a CDS encoding NAD-glutamate dehydrogenase, which yields MAFFTAASKADFQHQLQAALAQHISEQALPQVALFAEQFFGIISLDELTQRRLSDLAGCTLSAWRLLERFDHAQPQVRVYNPDYERHGWQSTHTAVEVLHHDLPFLVDSVRTELNRRGYSIHTLQTTVLSVRRGNKGELLEILPKGTQGDGILQESLMYLEIDRCANAAELNVLSKELEQVLGEVRVAVADFEPMKAKVQDILSSLDNSAYAIDADEKGEIKSFLEWLVGNHFTFLGYEEFVVRDDADGGHIEYDADSFLGLTKLLRAGLTVDDLRIEDYAVNYLREPTPLSFAKAAHPSRVHRPAYPDYVSIREIDADGKVIKECRFMGLYTSSVYGESVRVIPYIRRKVEEIERRSGFQAKAHLGKELAQVVEVLPRDDLFQTPVDELFSTVMSIVQIQERNKIRVFLRKDPYGRFCYCLAYVPRDIYSTEVRQKIQQVLMERLKASDCEFWTFFSESVLARVQLILRVDPKNRLDIDPVLLEKEVVQACRSWKDDYASLVIESFGEAHGTNVLSDFPKGFPAGYRERFAAHSAVVDMQHLLSLNEKNPLVMSFYQPLGQVSGQRELHCKLYHADTPLALSDVLPILENLGLRVLGEFPYRLRHTNGREFWIHDFAFTAAEGLDLDIQQLNDTLQDAFVHIVRGDAENDAFNRLVLTAGLPWRDVALLRAYARYLKQIRLGFDLGYIASTLNNHTDIARELTRLFKTRFYLARKLSGDDLEDKQLRLEQAILTALDDVQVLNEDRILRRYLDLIKATLRTNFYQTDANGQNKSYFSFKFNPHLIPELPKPVPKFEIFVYSPRVEGVHLRFGNVARGGLRWSDREEDYRTEVLGLVKAQQVKNSVIVPVGAKGGFLPRRLPLGGGRDEIAAEGVACYRIFISGLLDITDNLKEGALVPPTNVVRHDDDDPYLVVAADKGTATFSDIANGIAIDYGFWLGDAFASGGSAGYDHKKMGITAKGAWVGVQRHFRERGINVQEDSITVVGVGDMAGDVFGNGLLMSDKLQLVAAFNHLHIFIDPNPEPASSFAERKRLFDLPRSAWTDYDTSIMSEGGGIFSRSAKSIAISPQMKERFDIKADKLTPTELLNALLKAPVDLLWNGGIGTYVKASSESHADVGDKANDALRVNGNELRCKVVGEGGNLGMTQLGRVEFGLHGGATNTDFIDNAGGVDCSDHEVNIKILLNEVVQAGDMTEKQRNQLLGSMTDEVGGLVLGNNYKQTQALSLAARRAFVRIAEYKRLMNDLEARGKLDRAIEFLPAEEQLAERVAAGQGLTRAELSVLISYSKIDLKEALLNSQVPDDDYLTRDMETAFPPTLVSKFSEAMRRHRLKREIVSTQIANDLVNHMGITFVQRLKESTGMSPANVAGAYVIVRDIFHLPHWFRQIEALDHQVSADVQLELMDELMRLGRRATRWFLRSRRNEQNAARDVAHFGPHLAALGLKLDELLEGPTREGWQTRYQAYVAAGVPELLARMVAGTTHLYTLLPIIEASDVTGQNAADVAKAYFAVGSALDITWYLQQISALPVENNWQALAREAFRDDVDWQQRAITISVLQQGDGTQEVETRLALWLEQHHDMVERWRAMLVDIRAASGTDYAMYAVANRELLDLALSGQPVLPAN from the coding sequence ATGGCGTTCTTCACCGCAGCCAGCAAAGCCGACTTCCAGCACCAACTGCAAGCGGCACTGGCGCAGCACATCAGTGAACAGGCACTGCCACAAGTGGCGCTGTTCGCTGAACAATTCTTCGGCATCATTTCCCTCGATGAACTTACCCAGCGCCGGTTGTCCGACCTCGCCGGCTGCACCCTGTCTGCCTGGCGCCTGCTTGAGCGCTTCGATCATGCGCAGCCGCAGGTCCGCGTCTACAACCCGGATTACGAACGCCACGGCTGGCAGTCGACCCATACGGCAGTGGAAGTGTTGCACCACGACCTGCCATTTCTGGTGGATTCGGTCCGCACCGAACTGAACCGTCGCGGTTACAGCATCCATACCCTGCAAACCACCGTGTTGAGCGTGCGTCGCGGCAACAAGGGCGAGTTGCTGGAGATCCTGCCCAAAGGCACCCAGGGCGATGGCATCCTCCAAGAATCCCTGATGTATCTTGAAATCGACCGCTGCGCCAACGCCGCCGAACTCAACGTCCTGAGCAAGGAACTTGAGCAGGTGCTGGGCGAAGTGCGCGTGGCGGTGGCTGATTTCGAACCGATGAAAGCCAAGGTCCAGGATATTCTGTCCAGCCTGGACAACAGCGCCTATGCCATCGATGCCGACGAAAAAGGTGAAATCAAGAGTTTCCTGGAATGGCTGGTGGGTAACCACTTCACCTTCCTTGGCTACGAAGAGTTCGTGGTTCGTGATGACGCCGATGGCGGCCATATCGAATACGACGCCGATTCGTTCCTCGGCCTGACAAAACTGTTGCGTGCCGGCCTCACGGTCGATGACCTGCGCATTGAAGACTACGCCGTCAATTACCTGCGTGAACCGACCCCGCTGTCGTTCGCCAAGGCCGCACACCCGAGCCGTGTACACCGTCCGGCTTACCCGGACTACGTATCGATCCGTGAGATCGACGCCGATGGCAAGGTCATCAAGGAATGCCGCTTCATGGGCCTGTACACCTCGTCGGTGTATGGCGAAAGCGTGCGCGTCATCCCGTACATCCGTCGCAAGGTCGAGGAAATCGAACGTCGCTCGGGCTTCCAGGCCAAGGCGCACCTGGGCAAGGAACTGGCCCAGGTGGTCGAAGTGCTGCCCCGTGACGATCTGTTCCAGACCCCGGTGGACGAGCTGTTCAGCACCGTGATGTCCATCGTGCAGATCCAGGAACGCAACAAGATCCGCGTATTCCTGCGCAAAGACCCGTATGGCCGTTTCTGCTACTGCCTGGCCTACGTGCCGCGCGACATCTATTCCACCGAAGTGCGCCAGAAGATCCAGCAAGTGCTGATGGAGCGCCTGAAGGCCTCGGACTGCGAGTTCTGGACCTTCTTCTCCGAATCCGTGCTGGCCCGTGTACAGCTGATCCTGCGGGTGGATCCGAAGAACCGTCTCGACATCGACCCGGTCTTGCTGGAAAAAGAAGTGGTGCAGGCCTGCCGCAGCTGGAAGGACGACTACGCCAGCCTGGTGATCGAAAGCTTCGGCGAAGCCCATGGCACCAACGTGCTGTCCGATTTCCCGAAAGGCTTCCCGGCCGGCTACCGCGAGCGTTTTGCCGCGCACTCGGCCGTGGTCGACATGCAGCACCTGCTGAGCCTGAACGAAAAAAATCCGTTGGTCATGAGCTTCTACCAGCCGCTGGGCCAGGTGTCCGGTCAGCGCGAGCTGCACTGCAAGCTGTATCACGCCGACACGCCGCTGGCGCTGTCCGACGTGCTGCCGATCCTGGAAAACCTCGGCCTGCGCGTGCTGGGCGAGTTCCCGTATCGCCTGCGCCACACCAATGGCCGCGAGTTCTGGATTCATGATTTCGCGTTCACCGCCGCCGAAGGCCTGGACCTGGACATCCAACAGCTCAACGACACCTTGCAGGACGCCTTCGTCCACATCGTGCGTGGCGATGCCGAGAACGATGCATTCAACCGCCTGGTGCTGACCGCGGGCCTGCCATGGCGCGACGTGGCGCTGCTGCGTGCCTACGCCCGTTACCTGAAGCAGATCCGCCTGGGCTTCGACCTGGGTTACATCGCCAGTACCCTGAACAACCACACCGACATCGCTCGTGAACTGACCCGGTTGTTCAAGACCCGCTTCTACCTGGCGCGCAAACTCAGCGGCGACGACCTGGAAGACAAGCAGTTGCGTCTGGAACAGGCGATCCTCACGGCACTGGATGACGTTCAGGTGCTCAACGAAGACCGCATCCTGCGTCGCTACCTGGACCTGATCAAGGCCACCCTGCGGACCAACTTCTACCAGACCGACGCCAACGGGCAGAACAAGTCCTACTTCAGCTTCAAGTTCAACCCGCACCTGATCCCGGAACTGCCGAAACCGGTGCCCAAGTTCGAGATCTTCGTGTATTCGCCTCGGGTCGAAGGCGTGCACCTGCGCTTCGGTAACGTTGCTCGCGGTGGCCTGCGCTGGTCCGACCGTGAAGAAGACTACCGCACCGAAGTGCTGGGTCTGGTCAAGGCCCAGCAAGTGAAGAACTCGGTGATCGTGCCAGTCGGCGCCAAAGGTGGTTTCCTGCCGCGACGCCTGCCGCTGGGTGGTGGCCGGGACGAGATCGCCGCCGAAGGCGTGGCGTGCTATCGCATCTTCATTTCCGGCCTGTTGGACATCACCGACAACCTCAAGGAAGGCGCACTGGTTCCGCCGACCAATGTTGTGCGTCATGACGACGATGACCCGTACCTGGTAGTGGCTGCGGACAAAGGCACTGCAACCTTCTCCGACATCGCCAACGGCATCGCCATCGACTACGGCTTCTGGCTCGGCGATGCGTTCGCTTCCGGCGGTTCTGCCGGCTACGACCACAAGAAAATGGGCATTACCGCCAAGGGCGCGTGGGTCGGCGTACAGCGTCACTTCCGTGAGCGCGGTATCAATGTCCAGGAAGACAGCATCACCGTGGTGGGCGTTGGCGACATGGCCGGCGACGTGTTCGGTAACGGTCTGTTGATGTCTGACAAGTTGCAACTGGTGGCAGCCTTCAACCACCTGCACATCTTCATCGACCCGAACCCGGAGCCTGCCAGCAGCTTCGCCGAGCGCAAGCGTCTGTTCGACCTGCCGCGTTCGGCCTGGACCGACTACGACACCAGCATCATGTCCGAAGGCGGCGGTATCTTCTCGCGTAGCGCCAAGAGCATCGCCATCTCGCCACAGATGAAAGAACGCTTCGACATCAAGGCCGACAAACTGACCCCGACCGAGCTGCTCAACGCCTTGCTCAAGGCGCCGGTGGATCTGTTGTGGAACGGCGGTATCGGTACTTACGTCAAGGCCAGCAGCGAAAGCCACGCCGATGTGGGCGACAAGGCCAACGATGCGCTGCGCGTGAACGGCAACGAACTGCGCTGCAAAGTGGTGGGCGAGGGTGGCAACCTGGGCATGACTCAACTGGGTCGTGTCGAGTTCGGCCTGCATGGCGGTGCCACCAACACCGACTTCATCGACAACGCCGGTGGTGTGGACTGCTCCGACCACGAAGTGAACATCAAGATCCTGCTCAACGAAGTGGTGCAGGCCGGCGACATGACCGAGAAGCAACGTAACCAGTTGCTTGGCAGCATGACCGACGAAGTCGGTGGCCTGGTGTTGGGCAACAACTACAAGCAGACCCAGGCCCTGTCCCTGGCGGCACGCCGCGCATTCGTGCGCATTGCCGAATACAAGCGCCTGATGAACGATCTGGAGGCACGAGGCAAGCTGGATCGCGCCATCGAGTTCCTGCCGGCCGAAGAGCAACTGGCTGAACGCGTCGCGGCGGGCCAAGGCCTGACCCGTGCCGAACTGTCGGTGCTGATCTCCTACAGCAAGATCGACCTCAAGGAAGCGCTGCTCAACTCCCAGGTACCGGATGACGACTACCTGACCCGTGACATGGAGACCGCGTTCCCGCCGACACTGGTGAGCAAGTTCTCCGAAGCCATGCGTCGCCATCGCCTCAAGCGCGAGATCGTCAGCACCCAGATCGCCAACGACCTGGTCAACCACATGGGCATCACCTTCGTTCAACGGCTCAAAGAGTCCACCGGCATGAGCCCGGCGAACGTGGCTGGCGCTTACGTGATCGTGCGGGACATCTTCCATCTCCCGCACTGGTTCCGTCAGATTGAAGCCCTGGATCACCAGGTGTCGGCTGACGTGCAACTGGAGCTGATGGACGAGCTGATGCGCCTGGGTCGTCGTGCGACGCGCTGGTTCCTGCGCAGCCGCCGCAACGAGCAGAACGCTGCCCGTGACGTTGCTCACTTCGGTCCGCACCTGGCGGCGCTGGGCCTCAAGCTCGACGAACTGCTGGAAGGCCCGACCCGCGAAGGCTGGCAGACCCGCTACCAGGCCTACGTAGCAGCCGGCGTGCCGGAACTGCTGGCGCGCATGGTTGCAGGCACTACGCACCTGTACACCTTGCTGCCGATCATCGAAGCGTCCGATGTCACTGGCCAGAACGCCGCCGATGTGGCCAAGGCCTACTTCGCGGTAGGCAGTGCCCTGGACATCACCTGGTACTTGCAACAGATCAGCGCGCTGCCGGTAGAAAACAACTGGCAGGCCCTGGCCCGTGAAGCGTTCCGCGATGACGTCGACTGGCAGCAACGGGCGATCACCATTTCGGTCCTGCAGCAGGGCGACGGCACCCAGGAGGTGGAAACACGCCTGGCGCTGTGGCTGGAGCAGCATCACGACATGGTCGAGCGCTGGCGCGCCATGCTGGTGGACATCCGTGCCGCCAGTGGCACGGACTACGCCATGTACGCGGTCGCCAACCGCGAACTGCTGGACCTGGCGTTGAGTGGTCAACCGGTCCTGCCGGCCAACTGA
- a CDS encoding PLP-dependent aminotransferase family protein → MELHVVINGRKDLAGQLYQQLRSAIESGRLAAGTQLPPSRLLAEQLGVSRKTVSDTYAQLTYENFLTGIIGKGTYVNARPAPIVRKQSHRELAGADVVETWRNMPDLMRHPPLEGALRYDFIGGATGKGQFPLDDWRRCTAHALRQIASAKGFYSQPEGLPALRNAIARHIAFSRGVNCQDDDVVVCNGAQQALDLISRVLTRSGSLVAMEDPGYPPARLLFGSHGATVVGIPVDDQGMRVDLIPDGTSLIYVTPSHQFPLGMPMSQARREALLARAYELGAIIIEDDYDSEFRYEGRPADSLQSMDDRGIVAYVGTFSKTLLPELRLGYAILPPAILEAVILAKRLTDQHTSTLPQWALAKFIAEGCLLKHIRRCHTLYAGRRERILARMAGDLSPWFEAVPTTAGFHLAVLCKVPIDLALVIELAKKAEVGLYRLDGFFNDAPVRPGLFFGFGAIETLDIDTALDRLRDILQQVA, encoded by the coding sequence ATGGAACTTCATGTTGTCATCAACGGCCGCAAAGACCTGGCGGGCCAGTTGTATCAACAACTGCGCAGTGCCATCGAAAGTGGTCGCCTGGCCGCCGGCACGCAACTGCCGCCCAGCCGCTTGCTCGCTGAACAACTGGGCGTCTCACGCAAGACCGTGTCCGACACCTACGCCCAACTGACCTACGAAAACTTTCTCACCGGCATCATTGGCAAGGGCACCTATGTCAATGCGCGCCCGGCCCCAATCGTGCGCAAACAAAGCCACCGCGAGCTGGCCGGCGCCGATGTCGTCGAGACCTGGCGCAACATGCCGGACCTGATGCGCCATCCCCCCCTTGAAGGTGCGCTGCGTTATGACTTCATCGGCGGCGCCACCGGCAAAGGGCAGTTTCCCCTGGACGACTGGCGACGTTGTACCGCCCACGCCTTGCGCCAGATCGCCAGCGCCAAGGGCTTCTACAGCCAGCCCGAGGGTTTGCCGGCGCTGCGCAATGCCATTGCCCGGCATATTGCTTTTTCCCGCGGGGTCAATTGTCAGGACGATGACGTAGTGGTGTGCAACGGTGCACAACAGGCCCTGGATCTGATCTCGCGGGTCTTGACCCGGTCGGGCAGCCTGGTGGCTATGGAGGACCCGGGCTATCCGCCGGCACGCCTGCTGTTTGGCTCCCATGGCGCCACGGTGGTCGGGATACCGGTAGATGACCAGGGCATGCGGGTAGACCTCATTCCCGACGGCACAAGCCTGATTTATGTGACGCCGTCCCACCAGTTTCCTTTGGGTATGCCCATGAGCCAGGCCCGCCGCGAGGCCTTGCTGGCGCGGGCCTACGAGTTGGGGGCAATCATCATCGAGGATGATTACGACAGCGAATTTCGTTACGAAGGCCGGCCGGCCGACTCACTGCAAAGCATGGACGACCGCGGGATCGTGGCCTACGTCGGCACCTTCTCGAAAACGCTGTTGCCGGAGCTGCGCCTCGGTTACGCGATCCTGCCACCGGCGATCCTCGAAGCGGTGATCCTGGCCAAGCGCCTCACCGATCAACACACCTCCACCCTGCCCCAGTGGGCACTGGCCAAGTTCATCGCCGAGGGCTGCCTGCTGAAGCACATCCGCCGCTGCCACACGCTGTATGCCGGCCGCCGCGAGCGAATCCTGGCGCGCATGGCCGGGGACCTGTCGCCCTGGTTCGAGGCGGTTCCTACCACCGCAGGCTTCCACCTGGCCGTGCTGTGCAAGGTGCCCATCGATCTGGCACTGGTGATCGAACTGGCGAAAAAAGCCGAAGTCGGGCTGTACCGTCTCGATGGCTTTTTCAACGACGCCCCGGTGCGACCGGGTCTGTTTTTCGGTTTTGGCGCCATCGAAACCCTCGACATCGACACCGCCCTGGACCGTTTGCGGGACATTTTGCAGCAGGTCGCCTGA
- a CDS encoding antibiotic biosynthesis monooxygenase family protein, translated as MTRQVINTVQVQAAAGRSEELGRQLQQIVETLRAQPGCDAYMVDRCPDDGDRWTVSARWQSEAAMQAHFNCPEVQGFIGLIDNRLARSVDFNR; from the coding sequence ATGACTCGCCAGGTGATCAATACCGTACAGGTCCAAGCCGCCGCCGGGCGCTCGGAAGAACTGGGCCGCCAGTTGCAGCAAATCGTCGAAACCCTGCGTGCACAACCGGGGTGCGATGCCTACATGGTCGACCGTTGCCCGGACGACGGTGACCGCTGGACCGTCAGCGCCCGCTGGCAATCGGAAGCGGCGATGCAAGCCCATTTCAACTGCCCTGAAGTGCAAGGGTTCATCGGCCTGATCGACAACCGTCTGGCTCGAAGCGTGGACTTCAACCGCTGA
- a CDS encoding carboxymuconolactone decarboxylase family protein has translation MSQRLDYYSASPGAMKAMIGLEALSSRLSIEPGLLHLIKIRASQLNGCAFCTDMHSVDARRLGESERRLFAVAVWRDSGFFTPRERAALAWTEAVTLLAESQVPDEVFAQARAVFSEEELVDLTLAISTINSWNRLAVSFRQSPGS, from the coding sequence ATGAGCCAGCGTCTGGATTACTACAGTGCGTCCCCAGGGGCGATGAAAGCCATGATTGGCCTTGAGGCGCTAAGCAGTCGCCTGAGTATAGAGCCGGGATTGCTGCATCTGATCAAGATCCGTGCCTCGCAGCTTAACGGCTGTGCGTTTTGCACCGACATGCATTCGGTGGATGCGCGTCGCCTGGGTGAGAGCGAGCGGCGCCTGTTCGCCGTGGCGGTGTGGCGCGACAGTGGCTTTTTCACCCCCCGCGAACGCGCCGCCCTGGCTTGGACCGAGGCGGTAACGCTGTTGGCCGAAAGCCAGGTGCCGGATGAGGTCTTTGCCCAGGCCCGCGCCGTGTTCAGCGAGGAGGAACTGGTCGACCTCACGCTGGCGATCAGCACCATCAACAGCTGGAACCGGCTGGCGGTGAGTTTCCGCCAGAGCCCCGGTTCCTGA